The genome window ATCGGAAATTCGCAGCAGTTTGCCCGGCAACCGCATCGCGCGCGTGCTGATCTGCCATCACGGCGATTGCCTGGTGGCGCTGCACGGCTTTATCAAGAAAACCCGCGCCACGCCGGACGATGACCTGGCGCTGGCCCGCAAACGCTACAAGGAACTGACATGAACGCCACGTCCCCCCATCTCGGCAGCAGCCTGGACGACTTCCTCAAGGAAGAAGGCATTTTCGAGAAAACGCAAACCCAGGCCATCAAGGAAGTGATCGCCTGGCAACTGACGCAGGCGATGCAGGAACAAGCGCTGTCGAAAACGCGCATGGCGGCCCTGCTGCAGACCAGCCGCTCGCAGCTCGACCGCCTGCTCGACCCCACCAGCGACGTGACCCTGTCCACCCTGGAGCGCGCTGCCGCGCTGGTGGGGCGCAAGCTGTCGATCACCTTAGTTTGACTTAGTTTGATTCTGCCGGCTGGTACTCGCCCATCAAGGTCAAGATGCGCTTGCGCACGAAATTGATGTGGCTGCGCAAGCCGTACAAGCCATCGGCAAACGACAGCGGAATCGAGATCTGGTTGACCATTTCCTCGATCTGGTCGAGCCGTTGTAATTGCTCCGCATACACTTGCGCGCGCTGCTCTTGTGGCACGTCTTCCAGCGCCTGCTCCACCGTGCGTAACTGGCCATACCAGCGGTAGACGCGCGAGCGGATACGCCACACGTACAACGGCGGCACCACGCGCGACAGCGGCAGGATCAAGGCACCGAGCGCCACCACCAGCACCCACATGCGGTCAAAAAAATTGGCCAGCCAGAAACTCATATAGCGCTGCAGCACGGGCGCGCCATCCTTGTAGAACTTCAGCGCTTCGGGCGCGACGGGAATTTCCGTGTAGCGCGCGGACGGGAACTGCCCCTGCTGCTGGAACCAGCCCGTGCCGCCGTGAATACTGGCCGCCGCCTGCACGAACAGGTCGATCAAGGCCGGATGCAAGTCTTCGCGCGCAACCAGGGTGGCGGTCGGTGCGATCAGGTGGTAATCCTGCGCGGGGATGTTACGCCCCAGGTCGACGATACCGCGTGGCAAGACCACATGCGTGAGGAAAGGCAGGCGCCGCGTGTACGCCTCCGCTTGCGAAAAATCAAACAGCTTGATGCCCGGCGTTTGCAGCAGCATCTGGATCAGCGGTGCTTCCGGCGCCGAGCTGAACACGAGGCCATCGATGCGCCCTTCCAGCAACTCCACCGTGGCCGGGGTGTTCTGCAAGTCGCTGACGGTCAGCTCGTTCGCTTCGACGCCATTCACCGACAGCAACTGCCGGAACAGGCTGGGCACGCCCGTGCCTTCCGGTCCCAGGTTGATCTTCATGCCTTTCAATTGCGTCAGTTCCGTCACCGCCTTGTCTTCGCGCAGGAACAGCCAGACGGGTTCCGTAAACAGGCTGCCCAGGGATATGAGGCCATGCCGCTCGGCATCGGCGTGCTCCGTCGAGCCGCTTTGCACGAAGGCGATATCGGTCTTCCCCGCGTTCAGGCGCTGCAGGTTTTCCTGCGAACCCAGCGATGGCTGCAAGGTCACCTTGATGCCGTGTTTTGCCAGGGTGGCCGCGTATTTCTTGCCGAACTCTTCATAGGCGCTATTGTCCTGTCCCGTCGACAGGCTTACCTGGCGCGGCGGCGCCGGGTCGACCAGCCAGTAAGCGAGCGCGCAAAACGCGCCGACCAGCAGCAGGGTGGGACCGGCGGTGGCGAGGAAATCGCGCACGGAAAAGCGGCTGAACGCGAGGATTTTGGACATGTGGTGGCGCATAGGTTTCATGGGTGGCTACGATGCCAAGAAAAGCGCAACTATGCAAGGCACTTTCACCGGCGCGGCGTGGCCAAATCCGCTACAGTGGCAGATCAACCACCTGCCCCATGGAGCCCCGCATGCTGAAAATTCTGGGAAAAGCCGCCTCGATCAATGTCCGCAAAGTCCTGTGGACGTGCGAGGAACTCGACCTGCCGTACGAACGCGAAGACTGGGGCAGCGGCTTTCGCGCCACCGACGACCCCGCCTTTCTGGCCCTGAACCCGAACGCCATGGTGCCCGTGCTGGTGGACGGCGACCTGGTGCTGTGGGAATCGAACACGATCTGCCGCTACCTGTGCGCCCAAGCGGGCCGCGACGACTTGCTGCCAAGCACGCCCCGCGCCCGCGCGGAAGTGGAAAAATGGATGGACTGGCAAATGGGCGACCTCAACAACAGCTGGCGCTACGCCTTCATGTCGCTGGTGCACCACAGCCCCGCGCACCAGGATGCGGCGCAACTGGCGGCCGGCATTGCTGGATGGAACAAGATGATGGGCATCCTTGAACAGCAGCTGCAGCGCACGGGCGCGTTTGTGTGCGGCGAGCAATTCACCGTGGCCGATATCGTGCTGGGCCTGTCCGTCAAGCGCTGGCTGATGGCCCCGATGCAACGTCCAGCATATCCGGCCATTGCCGCGTATCACGCGCGCCTGGAAGATAAAACGGCCGTGTTTGCCGGCTAATCGAGTTCAATGGCCTCGACCGTGCCGCCGATGACGTAACAATCGCCATCGCGGCGCACTTCGTCCAGGGTCGCCGGGTCGTCATGCGTGTAGGTGCCGTCGACATCGACGCACCAGACGTCACCGAAACGCAGCAACTTCACGCCGCAGCAGATGCGGTTGATGAAGTTGCCCGGCGTCCTGAGCAGCACTTCGCGCACCGCGCCCACCGTGATGGCGACCTGGCGCCAGACATTGCCATCGAGCGCATGATTTCTTGCATACAAGACGATGCGCACGGCTTGCACGCCCCCGGGCTGATACCGCTGCTCGATGGACACGAGCGCGCCATCGTCAAAGCGGTGATATTGCTGAAAAATCTGCTGCGTCTTGTCCAATTGCACTTCCTCAAAAAAAAACCGGCCATGAAGGCCGGCTTTCAGCTGCAAAAATACCTCAATTCGTGCACTGTTTCGCCACGCCTTCGGCCGGTGCGGGCGGCTCGATCAGCGGCATCAGGCTTGGCGCCAGCGACACCAGCAATTGCACGGGCAAGGCGCTGGTGAAATCGTAGTTCTTCGATTCCGGCCCCCGCACATACGCCGTCATGCTGCCATAGAAGCGCTCGCCGATATTGAACACGAACGTGGCCGAACGGTTCACATAGCGCGACTCGATCAGGCGGCCGCCGGCGCCATACACATCGAAACGCTGGTCGCCCGTGCCCGTCTTGCCGCCCATCGGGATCGGCACGCCGTCGGCGCCGACGAATGCCGTCTTGGCCCGCTTCGCCGTACCGTCCGACACCACTTCGCGGATGGCCTTGGCCACGGCTTTCGCCACGTCCGGCGACAGCACTTGCTCCGCTTCCACTTTGCTGCCCCGCTTGACCATGGTGTCATACGGCGTATTGGCGGCGAAATGCATGGAATCGATGCGCACGCTCGGTTTGCGCACGCCATCGTTGATGATGATGCCCATCAACTCGGCCAGCGCGGCGGGACGGTCGGCCGAGGCGCCCAGGGTCGTCGCATACGACGGCACCAGCGAATCGAACGGGTAGCCCATCTTCTTCCACTGACGGTGGATTTCCAAAAAGCCTTCGACTTCCAGCAAGTTGGCGATACGGCGGTCCTGCGCATGCTTGCGGTGCGTATTGAACAGCCATTTGTAGACTTCCTGGCGTTCCTTCTCGCTGGCCGCCACCATCTGCGACAGGGTCGATCCTTCGTGCTGGCGCAGGTAGGCCACCATCCACAGCTCCAGCGGATGCACATTGGCCAGATAACCGCGGTCGGCCAAGGACCAGTTTTCCATCGCGTACTGCTCGTACAGCTTGGCCACGCGCTCGGACGGCACTTCGTTTTGCGACGGCAAGTTGGCGTTGAGGAAGTCGCCGAATTCCGCCACCGTGCCCTTCGGATTGATGGTGCGGAAGATATTCGCCAGGCGCACGGGCGTCGGACGGATGCTGGCCAACAAAATCTTTTCCTGCTCGTCGACGCTCTTGCCGCGGTACTTCTGATAGAAGCGGTGCAGG of Janthinobacterium sp. PAMC25594 contains these proteins:
- a CDS encoding helix-turn-helix domain-containing protein, translated to MNATSPHLGSSLDDFLKEEGIFEKTQTQAIKEVIAWQLTQAMQEQALSKTRMAALLQTSRSQLDRLLDPTSDVTLSTLERAAALVGRKLSITLV
- a CDS encoding TAXI family TRAP transporter solute-binding subunit; protein product: MSKILAFSRFSVRDFLATAGPTLLLVGAFCALAYWLVDPAPPRQVSLSTGQDNSAYEEFGKKYAATLAKHGIKVTLQPSLGSQENLQRLNAGKTDIAFVQSGSTEHADAERHGLISLGSLFTEPVWLFLREDKAVTELTQLKGMKINLGPEGTGVPSLFRQLLSVNGVEANELTVSDLQNTPATVELLEGRIDGLVFSSAPEAPLIQMLLQTPGIKLFDFSQAEAYTRRLPFLTHVVLPRGIVDLGRNIPAQDYHLIAPTATLVAREDLHPALIDLFVQAAASIHGGTGWFQQQGQFPSARYTEIPVAPEALKFYKDGAPVLQRYMSFWLANFFDRMWVLVVALGALILPLSRVVPPLYVWRIRSRVYRWYGQLRTVEQALEDVPQEQRAQVYAEQLQRLDQIEEMVNQISIPLSFADGLYGLRSHINFVRKRILTLMGEYQPAESN
- a CDS encoding glutathione S-transferase family protein is translated as MLKILGKAASINVRKVLWTCEELDLPYEREDWGSGFRATDDPAFLALNPNAMVPVLVDGDLVLWESNTICRYLCAQAGRDDLLPSTPRARAEVEKWMDWQMGDLNNSWRYAFMSLVHHSPAHQDAAQLAAGIAGWNKMMGILEQQLQRTGAFVCGEQFTVADIVLGLSVKRWLMAPMQRPAYPAIAAYHARLEDKTAVFAG